The DNA region CGCCCATCGCGACCGCGGTGGTCCCGGTCGCGATGGTGATCCAGAACGGACCCAGCACCGAGCGCCGGTAGCGCTGCTTGATGTCCTGCCAGCCCAGGTGCAACCACAGCTCACGCTTGCCGAAGCCCTCGACGAGGTCGCCCCACGCCCGCCGGAACGTCCTGGACTGCGCGGCGGCATCCATGATCGTCATCTCTTCTTGGTCCCGTCGCTTCGCTCGCCCTGGTGAAACTCTTCCCGTCGGCCCAAGCGCCGCAATCGAATCCACTCCCGCAATCCAGCGGGATCGCGCCGGGTGATGAGAAAGTACCAGCCGAACCGTAGCCACTCCTGGGGCAGCAGCTTGCGCAGGCCGGGTTGGGAGAGCAGGTAACCGCGATTGCGATAGGTGAAGTACCGCTTCGCCGCGTCGTCGGGATACTGGGTGTGCATCCGTCCGCCGAGAATCGGCTTGAATTCCTCAGTGCCGCAAGGGTGTAGGTAGCTGGTCTGCAGGCAGGTGCCGAACGGGAGTCCGGAGCGCACCAGCCTGCGATGCAGCTCCACCTCGTCACCGCGGATGAACAGTCGCAGGTCCGGGACTCCAACCGCCTCGATGGTCGAGGCCCTGAAGAGCGCACCGTTGAACAGCGAGGCGATGCCGGAGAGCAGATCCTCGTGGGCGTCGGAGTGCAACTCGCTGACCAGTCGGCGCCATTTCAGACCGCGCCGCAACGGAAACGCCAGGCGGTCGGGGTGGTCGAGATTGCACACCATCGGGGAGACCTCGGCCAGGCCGTGTCTGTCGGCGCATGCCAGCAGAGTGGCCAGCACTTCGGCATCCTGGGGGCGCCCGTCGTCGTCGGCCAGCCAGACCCAGTCCGCGCCCAGGCTCAGCGCATGGAGCATGCCCAGCGCAAAACCGCCTGCGCCGCCCAGGTTTCGGTGAGATCCCAGGTATGTCGTCGGAATCGGTTGGCCCTCGACCAGATCACGCACGCGGTCGTCGTGATCGTTGTCCACGACGATCAGGTGGTCGGGGCGTCTGCTCTGCGACGAAACCGCGTCGAGTGACTTGGCGAGTTCGTCGGGGCGGCGGTGGGTGACGACCACCGCGATGACAGCCTCACTCATGCGTGTGTGCTGTCTCTTCCAGAACCTCACGCACGTGTCGGGCGGCGTCTTCGCCCTCGTAGGCCCGCACGACGTCCTCGATCTCACCCGACATCCTCACGGTGCCGTGGTCGATCCACATCGCGGTGTTGCACAACCGCGCAAGGAACTCGTTGGAGTGGCTGGCGAAGACGAGGATCCCCGAGCGCTCCACAAGGGCCGCCAACCGGGTCTGGGCCTTCTTCAGGAAGTCGGCGTCCACGGCGCCGATGCCCTCGTCGAGCAGCAGGATCTCCGGGTCGATACTGGTCACCACGCCCATCGCAAGCCGGACCCGCATGCCGGTCGAGTAGGTGCGCAACGGCATCGACAGGTAGTCGCCGAGTTCGGTGAACTCGGCGATCTCGTCGATCTTGGCCATCATCTGTTTGCGGGTCTGCCCGAGGAACAGGCCGCGGATGATGATGTTCTCGAATCCGGAGATCTCCGGGTCCATCCCGACCCCCAGATCGAACACGGGCGCGACGCGGCCCTGGACCGTCGCCACGCCCCGGGTCGGTTCGTAGATGCCCGACAGCAGGCGCAGCAGCGTCGACTTGCCGGCACCGTTGTGTCCGACCAGGCCGACGCGGTCGCCCATCTTGAGCGACAGGGTGATGTCGCGCAACGCCTCGATGACGACGACGTTGGAGTCGTTGCGTCCGATCGCGCCGCCCGCCTTCCCGAGGAAGGCCTTCTTCAGCGAGCGCGACTTGGCGTCGAAGATCGGGAACTCCACCCACGCATTGCGGGTGTCGATCCGTGGTTCTAACGGTTCAGGACTGGCCACACTCGTCTCACAGGTACTGACCGGTGCCGGGGTGCCCCGGACCACTTCGTTGCCCCGGCACGGCCACGCCCGGCGGCAACGCACCCTGGCGCATCTGCTCGAGCTGCTGGCGGGCCGCCATCTGTTGGGCGAACAGCGCCGTCTGGATGCCGTGGAAGAGCCCCTCGAGCCACCCGACCAGCTGCGCCTGGGCGATCCGTAGCTCGGCATCGGAGGGAACCGTGTCCTCGGTGAAGGGCAGCGTCAGCCGCTCCAGCTCGTCGCGCAGTTCGGGGGCCAGCCCCTCCTCCAGCTCGCTGATGCTGGTGCGGTGGATGTCGCGCAGCCGGCCGCGGCTGGCGTCGTCCAGCGGAGCCGCCCGCACTTCCTCCAGCAGCTGCTTGATCATCGTGCCGATCCGCATCACCTTTGCGGGCTGTTCGACGAGGTCGGTCAACGACTTGCCGTCGCCCCGGTCGACGTCCATCGCATCCGGACCGTCGGCGATGATCTCGATGTTGTCGTCGTCGGTGTTGCTTGTCATGTCCCTAGAGTGCCCCAGCATCGCTTTCCGGCTGCGGCGGGGCCACGCACCGGTGGTGGGCGCGGTCCGTGCCGTCGTCTCAGATCTTCTCCCACGACAACGATTTGTCCAGCGATCCCGGCCGTCGTGTCCCGGTCCGCAAACCCCGCTACACGGTGCGACGATTGCCCTGCCCGCTGCCAGCAACGACGCCACAAGTAGGACTCCGAGCCCGCGGCGCACTGGACTAGTATTGCTGCGCAGATGACCCGTTCCGGTTGGGCGCGGGCAGCAAGACGCAAGGTCGGACGTCCGTCGAATCGGTCCGTGTTCGGGCTGGTGAGGCGGAATTCACTGACGCACTAAGGTGGGCTGACATGGCATACGACGTCGCCCGGGTGCGGGGATTGCACCCGTCGTTGGGCGATGGCTGGGTTCATATGGACGCCCAGCACGGCATGTTGCTGCCGGATTCGGTCAGCCGCGCGGTGTCCACCGCATTCCGCGGTTCGATGCCCGATGCGTCCGGTCCGCACCCCTCCGCGAGGCGCAGCGCCGCGGTGCTCGCCGCCGCCCGGCAGGCGGTGGCCGATCTGGTCAACGCAGATCCGGCCGGAGTGGTGCTGGGCGCCGATCGTGCGGTGCTGCTGACGTCGCTGGCCGACGCCGCGTCCGGTCGGGTCGGACTCGGCTACGAGGTGGTGGTGACCCGCCTCGACGACGAGGCCAACATCGCGCCGTGGCTGCGCGCATCGAACCGTTACGGCGCCAAGGTGAAGTGGGCCGAGGTCGACATCGAGACCGGCGAACTGCCGCCCTGGCAGTGGGAGGGCTTGATCACCCGTCCCACCCGATTGGTCGCGATCACCTCTGCCTCTTCGACTTTGGGCACGGTTACCGAGCTGGGCGAGGTCACGAAGTTGGTGCACGAGGTCGGCGGACTGGTCGTCGTCGACCACTCGGCCGCGGCGCCGTACCGGCTCGTCGACATCAACGAGATCGACGCCGACGTCATCGCGGTCAACGCCCTGGCGTGGGGCGGGCCGCCGATCGGAGCGCTGGCCTTCCGCGACCCCTCGATCATCGACGCCTTCGGCTCGGTGTCGCTGGACCCCGAGGCCACCGGGCCGGCCCGGTTGGAGATCGGGTCACATCAGTTCGGGATGCTCGCGGGCGTGGTGGCCAGCATCGAATACCTTGCGAACCTGGACGATTCGGCACAGGGCAGCCGCCGTGAGCGGCTGTCGGTGTCGATGCAGTCCTCAGAGGCGTACCTGGGCGGGCTGTTCGACTACCTGCTGACGTCGCTGCGGTCGCTGCCGACGGTGATGGTCCTCGGCAGCCCCGAGGTGCGGATCCCGGTGCTGAGTTTTGCGATCGACAAGGTACCCGCCGAACGCGTCGTGCAGCGCCTTGCGGACAACGGCGTGCTGGCGATGGCGAACGCCAGTTCGCGCGTTCTGGACCTGATCGGCGTCGACGACATCGGCGGCGCGGTGACCGTCGGGCTGGCGCATTACAGCACCATCGCCGAGGTCGACCAGTTGGTGCGGGCGTTGGCGTCGCTCGGCTGACGCCTTCTGCCAGTGCTAATCGCCTACGCGCAGAAGCACTTTGCCTGACACATCACCCGATGCCAGCAACTCGTGGGCCGCTTGGGCTTCGGCGATCGGGAACTCAGCCCCGATCACCGGCCGGACCAGCCCGTCGGCCACCATCGGCCAGACGTCGTCGACCACCCGGGCCACGATGTCGCTCTTGCCGCCCGGGCCCTCGACCGGGCGGGCGCGCAGTGCGGTGGCGATGACGCCGCCGCGTTTGGCCAGCAGCTTCGCGATGTTCAGCTCTGCCTTGG from Mycobacterium sp. DL includes:
- a CDS encoding bacterial proteasome activator family protein, yielding MTSNTDDDNIEIIADGPDAMDVDRGDGKSLTDLVEQPAKVMRIGTMIKQLLEEVRAAPLDDASRGRLRDIHRTSISELEEGLAPELRDELERLTLPFTEDTVPSDAELRIAQAQLVGWLEGLFHGIQTALFAQQMAARQQLEQMRQGALPPGVAVPGQRSGPGHPGTGQYL
- a CDS encoding cysteine desulfurase-like protein, with the protein product MAYDVARVRGLHPSLGDGWVHMDAQHGMLLPDSVSRAVSTAFRGSMPDASGPHPSARRSAAVLAAARQAVADLVNADPAGVVLGADRAVLLTSLADAASGRVGLGYEVVVTRLDDEANIAPWLRASNRYGAKVKWAEVDIETGELPPWQWEGLITRPTRLVAITSASSTLGTVTELGEVTKLVHEVGGLVVVDHSAAAPYRLVDINEIDADVIAVNALAWGGPPIGALAFRDPSIIDAFGSVSLDPEATGPARLEIGSHQFGMLAGVVASIEYLANLDDSAQGSRRERLSVSMQSSEAYLGGLFDYLLTSLRSLPTVMVLGSPEVRIPVLSFAIDKVPAERVVQRLADNGVLAMANASSRVLDLIGVDDIGGAVTVGLAHYSTIAEVDQLVRALASLG
- a CDS encoding glycosyltransferase family 2 protein translates to MSEAVIAVVVTHRRPDELAKSLDAVSSQSRRPDHLIVVDNDHDDRVRDLVEGQPIPTTYLGSHRNLGGAGGFALGMLHALSLGADWVWLADDDGRPQDAEVLATLLACADRHGLAEVSPMVCNLDHPDRLAFPLRRGLKWRRLVSELHSDAHEDLLSGIASLFNGALFRASTIEAVGVPDLRLFIRGDEVELHRRLVRSGLPFGTCLQTSYLHPCGTEEFKPILGGRMHTQYPDDAAKRYFTYRNRGYLLSQPGLRKLLPQEWLRFGWYFLITRRDPAGLREWIRLRRLGRREEFHQGERSDGTKKR
- a CDS encoding ABC transporter ATP-binding protein; this translates as MDTRNAWVEFPIFDAKSRSLKKAFLGKAGGAIGRNDSNVVVIEALRDITLSLKMGDRVGLVGHNGAGKSTLLRLLSGIYEPTRGVATVQGRVAPVFDLGVGMDPEISGFENIIIRGLFLGQTRKQMMAKIDEIAEFTELGDYLSMPLRTYSTGMRVRLAMGVVTSIDPEILLLDEGIGAVDADFLKKAQTRLAALVERSGILVFASHSNEFLARLCNTAMWIDHGTVRMSGEIEDVVRAYEGEDAARHVREVLEETAHTHE